Proteins co-encoded in one Anabas testudineus chromosome 8, fAnaTes1.2, whole genome shotgun sequence genomic window:
- the LOC113159739 gene encoding nuclear autoantigen Sp-100-like, protein MAAEKDPLDFLETKDLLRFFRRNKNEMSCMEKPQIFLRQLRDHDLISEDRYKTVTRLKRKDQIKDAIYDIFDQIGREKSDCILDFWRCIFRESIKKLYPTLQELYNNLLKELVQRVEKEDTVKKNMEKRRRTVSIDDEEQPGPSSQTPVHQKKSRKTTFSSSSKKGERAGVRPNTSEFEEPVTCGELTGKLNKDKLTKGKSCILFHKRWFTPSEFELCAGRGSSKNWKLSIRCNGKTLKECMKKWKINPPAFRGGAKKNTRRKKPLAKKPQRQNTKHKAIKVAIPVKI, encoded by the exons ATGGCTGCAGAGAAGGATCCGCTGGATTTCCTGGAGACTAAAGACCTGCTGCGTTTTTTTCGACGAAATAAAAATGAGATGTCCTGCATGGAGAAGCCGCAAATCTTTCTCAGGCAGCTCAGGGACCACGACCTGATCTCAGAGGACAGATACAAG ACGGTGACTCGCTTGAAGAGGAAAGACCAGATTAAGGACGCCATTTATGACATTTTTGACCAGATTGGGAGAGAGAAATCAGACTGCATCCTTGATTTCTGGAGATGTATCTTCAGAGAGAGCATCAAGAAACTATACCCAACCCTCCAAGAGCTCTACAACAATCTCTTGAAAG AGTTGGTTCAAAGAGTGGAAAAAGAAGatacagtgaaaaaaaacatggaaaagagaagaaggacaGTGAGCATTGATGATGAAGAGCAGCCTGGTCCTTCATCTCAGACCCCAGTTCACCAGAAGAAGTCCAGGAAAACAACTTTCT CATCTTCCTCGAAGAAAGGAGAAAGGGCAGGTGTTAGACCAAATACCAGCGAGTTCGAGGAACCTGTGACCTGTGGAGAACTGACGGGGAAActgaacaaagacaaactgactaAAG gGAAGAGTTGCATTTTGTTCCACAAGCGATGGTTTACTCCCTCTGAATTTGAGCTGTGTGCAGGGAGAGGGAGCTCAAAGAACTGGAAGTTGAGCATTCGATGTAACGGCAAAACTCTGAAGGAATGCATGAAG AAATGGAAGATAAATCCACCAGCATTCAGAGGAGgtgctaaaaaaaacacaagaagaaaa AAACCCTTGGCCAAGAAACCccagagacaaaacacaaaacacaaagccaTTAAGGTAGCGATTCCTGTGAAAATCTAG
- the LOC113159755 gene encoding LOW QUALITY PROTEIN: uncharacterized protein LOC113159755 (The sequence of the model RefSeq protein was modified relative to this genomic sequence to represent the inferred CDS: deleted 2 bases in 1 codon): MDPLDFLESEELLRFFRRNKTEMSCMEKPQIFLDQLRDHDLIPEHRYKLVSCLKHNEIVKKAIHALLDQIERELSQRIHVFWRCVFKEIIMDQYPTLQRLHKDLTDGSQLPETVEKERRKRKELSDIEAEEENSGKKKKKKQRSRRNSDEERPGSSSQLSPASFLNKGEKKNIWMSSQLPVTCGDLEGTLYKDRLDKGEKCILFQRWFTPHEFKKFSKKISFKSWKLSIRCKGTPLGELIQEGHLKPVKYKRGREKVQRSGENAEIQDQEDQVLSNNKESSTDDTDQEEKAQEFVREASLERYIAMKTSEKEQTDEHEHKELSKDEDKEEKQRSNNDEKQPGPSSLLTPEETETQTEQMQEYGHDFVIFDEFVKEASCQTDIFLKMKIKQEGEPVSVLKEKTIIKTSEKGQTDEHEHKELPEDEVKEEKQRSNSDEEQPGPSSLLTPVCISTSLWHLCFDERKTSSTSRLVLALPARPSIQHNISINISTGSSVIVPLGEEEETEEKMKQQREGHDQSKTVFKVTCGAVAGTLHKSRFASGVYGKSIRTETSWMSPVEFVKEALGQTDASWKKDIKWEGKPLSVLIEKNILRIHSVLCPCRMCKLDEELLEDQKNDDECCVCKRDDGSDLVVCNHCPRSFHQTCHLPHVEDKILGDDKPWMCTFCIFRTTQQWRYSEELETRAVMSQQISRHMLECQYLLLYLYSVDEEQTFASDPNLYVKNYSSVIQTPMWFDKIADKLQKKEYQTVGEFVSDVQLIFTNCATYNRGNAEFLTSGSRLKELFDGELKTVFNISEQTVD, from the exons ATGGATCCGCTGGATTTCCTAGAGTCCGAGGAGCTGCTGCGCTTTTTTCGGCGTAATAAAACAGAGATGTCCTGCATGGAGAAGCCGCAAATCTTTCTCGACCAACTCAGGGACCACGATCTGATCCCGGAACACAGATACAAA ttggTGAGTTGTCTGAAGCATAACGAAATCGTTAAGAAAGCCATTCATGCCCTTTTGGACCAGATTGAGAGAGAACTATCACAGCGCATCCATGTTTTCTGGAGATGTGTCTTTAAGGAGATCATTATGGACCAATACCCAACTCTGCAGCGGCTGCACAAAGATCTCACAGATG GGTCACAGTTGCCTGAAACGGTGGAAAAGGAACGGAGGAAACGGAAAGAGCTTTCAGATATTGAAGCTGAAGAGGAGAActcaggaaagaagaagaagaagaaacagagaagtaggagaaacagtgatgaggagagGCCTGGTTCATCATCTCAGCTGAGCCCAG cttcttttttaaataaaggagagaagaagaatatTTGGATGTCGTCCCAGCTGCCTGTGACCTGTGGAGACCTGGAGGGGACACTGTACAAAGACAGACTGGATAAAG GGGAGAAATGCATTTTGTTTCAACGATGGTTTACTCCTCATGAATTTAAGAAGTTTTCAAAGAAGATAAGCTTTAAGAGCTGGAAGCTGAGCATTCGATGTAAAGGAACCCCTCTAGGAGAACTAATACAG GAAGGTCATCTGAAaccagtaaaatacaaaagagGCCGTGAAAAGGTACAAAGAAGTGGTGAAAATGCAGAaattc AAGACCAAGAAGATCAGGTTCTAtcaaacaacaaagaaagttCCACAGATGATACAG ATCAAGAAGAAAAGGCTCAGGAGTTTGTGAGGGAGGCATCCTTAGAAAGATACATTGCCATGAAG ACTTCAGAAAAGGAGCAGACAGATGAACACGAACACAAGGAGCTTtcaaaagatgaagataaagaggagaaacagaggagcaaCAATGATGAGAAGCAGCCGGGTCCATCATCTCTGTTGACTCCAG aagagactgagacacagactGAACAGATGCAAGAATATGGCCATGACTTCGTCATCTTTGATGAGTTTGTGAAGGAGGCGTCGTGTCAGACAGACATCTTCCTtaagatgaagataaaacagGAAGGAGAGCCAGTCAGTGTCCTCAAAGAGAAAACTATAATCAAG ACTTCAGAAAAGGGGCAgacagatgaacatgaacacaaGGAGCTTCCAGAAGATGAAgttaaagaggagaaacagaggagcaaCAGTGATGAGGAGCAGCCTGGTCCATCGTCTCTGTTGACTCCAG TGTGCATCTCCACGTCTCTGTGGCATCTCTGCTTtgatgagagaaagacatcTTCAACCTCTAGAC TAGTTCTAGCCCTTCCAGCCAGACCATCAATacagcacaacatcagcatcaacatcagcACAGGGTCTTCAGTGATTGTCCCACTAG gagaagaagaagagactgaGGAAAAGATGAAGCAGCAGCGAGAAGGCCATGACCAAAGCAAAACTGTGTTCAAAGTGACATGTGGAGCCGTAGCAGGGACTTTACACAAAAGCCGATTTGCATCAG GAGTCTATGGGAAAAGTATTCGTACTGAGACGAGCTGGATGAGCCCTGTGGAGTTTGTTAAGGAGGCATTAGGTCAGACTGATGCCTCCTGGAAGAAAGACATCAAGTGGGAAGGAAAACCACTCAGTGTCCTCATAGAG AAAAACATCTTGAGGATCCACTCAGTGCTGTGTCCCTGCCGAATGTGCAAACTAGACGAGGAATTGTTG gAGGATCAGAAAAACGATGATGAGTGTTGTGTCTGTAAACGCGATGATGGTTCAGACCTGGTGGTGTGTAATCACTGCCCTCGCTCCTTCCACCAGACGTGTCACCTGCCACATGTAGAAGACAAAATTTTGGG ggaTGACAAACCGTGGATGTGCACATTCTGCATATTCAGAACTACTCAACAGTGGCGTTACAGTGAGGAGCTGGAAACACGAGCAGTTATGTCCCAACAAATATCACGACACATGCTG GAATGTCAGTATCTCCTCCTGTATCTGTACAGTGTTGATGAGGAACAAACATTTGCTTCGGACCCGAACCTCTAT GTGAAAAACTACTCCTCTGTTATCCAGACTCCGATGTGGTTTGATAAAATAGCCGACAAACTCCAGAAGAAAGAATATCAAACAGTTGGAGAGTTTGTGTCTGACGTCCAGCTCATTTTCACCAACTGTGCTACATACAACCGA GGTAATGCTGAATTTCTGACCAGCGGCAGTCGACTGAAGGAATTATTTGATGGAGAATTGAAGACAGTGTTCAACATCAGTGAACAGACTGTTGACTGA
- the LOC113159711 gene encoding nuclear body protein SP140-like, protein MAAEKDPLDFLESEELLRFFHYKKTEMSCMEKPQIFLSQLRDHDLISEDRYKMVSPLKHKEIIKRAILALLDQIEKEQSQRIHVFWRCVFKKIIMDQYPTLQQLHKDLTDGSQLPETVEKERRKRKELSDIEAEEENSGKKKKKKQRSRRNSDEERPGSSSQLSPASFLNKGQKKDVWMSSQLPVTCGDLEGTLYKDRLDKGEKCILFQRWFTPHEFKTFSKKVSFKSWKRSIRCKGTPLGELIQDGHLKPVKYKRGCEKAKKFLFPSDQTNTVPDGEEDGGGSEDQEDQVLSNNKESSTDDTDQEEKAQEYEFVREASLERYIAMKTSEKEQTEEHKHKELPKDEDKEEKQRSNNDEEQPGPSSLLTPEETETQTEQKQEYGHDFVIFDEFVKEASCQTDVFLKMKIKQEGEPVSVLKEKTIIKTSEKEQTDEHEHKELPKDEDKEEKQRSNNDEEQPGPSSLLTPASTRKKGEKNNFWDLIKFQSKLPVTCGNLKGTLDKDKLSKGKKCILFQKQWFTPGEFEKRAGKGSTKNWKLSIQCCGFSLLKLIQKGHLKPGKYRRGCKKAKKSLSSSDSIQSFIGEEEETEEQMKQQQQGRDQNKKVFKVTCGALAGTLHKSRFASGAYGKSIRTETSWMSPVEFVNKALSRTDASWKKDIKWEGKPLSVLIEKNILRIHSLLCDCRMCKLDEELLEDQKNDDECCVCKGDDGSDLVVCNHCPRSFHQTCHLPHVEDKILGDDKPWMCTFCIFRTTQQWRYSEELETRAAMSQQISRHMLECHYLLLYLYNACEEQTFASDPNLYVKNYSAVIQTPMWFDKIADKLQKKEYQTVGEFVSDVQLIFTNCATYNRGNAEFLASGSRLKELFDGELKTVFNISEQTVD, encoded by the exons ATGGCTGCAGAGAAGGATCCGCTGGATTTCCTGGAGAGTGAGGAGCTGCTGCGTTTTTTCCACTATAAGAAAACAGAGATGTCCTGCATGGAGAAGCCGCAAATCTTTCTGAGCCAGCTCAGGGACCACGACCTGATCTCAGAGGACAGATACAAG atggTGAGTCCTCTGAAGCATAAAGAAATTATTAAGAGAGCCATTCTTGCCCTTTTGGACCAGATTGAGAAAGAACAGTCACAGCGCATCCATGTTTTCTGGAGATGTGTCTTTAAGAAGATCATTATGGACCAATATCcaactctgcagcagctgcacaaaGATCTCACAGACG GGTCACAGTTGCCTGAAACGGTGGAAAAGGAACGGAGGAAACGGAAAGAGCTTTCAGATATTGAAGCTGAAGAGGAGAActcaggaaagaagaagaagaagaaacagagaagtaggagaaacagtgatgaggagagGCCTGGTTCATCATCTCAGCTGAGCCCAG cttcttttttaaataaaggacaGAAGAAGGATGTTTGGATGTCGTCCCAGCTGCCTGTGACCTGTGGAGACCTGGAGGGGACACTGTACAAAGACAGACTGGATAAAG GGGAGAAATGCATTTTGTTCCAACGATGGTTTACTCCTCATGAATTTAAAACGTTTTCAAAGAAGGTAAGCTTTAAAAGCTGGAAGCGGAGCATTCGATGTAAAGGAACCCCTCTAGGAGAACTAATACAG GACGGTCATCTGAAaccagtaaaatacaaaagagGCTGTGAAAAG GCCAAGAAGTTCCTGTTTCCATCTGACCAGACAAACACAG TGCCTGATGGAGAAGAAGATGGAGGTGGAAGTGAAGACCAAGAAGATCAGGTTCTAtcaaacaacaaagaaagttCCACAGATGATACAG ATCAAGAAGAAAAGGCTCAGGAGTATGAGTTTGTGAGGGAGGCATCCTTAGAAAGATACATTGCCATGAAG ACTTCAGAAAAGGAGcagacagaggaacacaaacacaaggagCTTccaaaagatgaagataaagaggagaaacagaggagcaaCAATGATGAGGAGCAGCCTGGTCCGTCATCTCTGTTGACTCCAG aagagactgagacacagactgaacagaaGCAAGAATATGGCCATGACTTCGTCATCTTTGATGAGTTTGTGAAGGAGGCGTCGTGTCAGACAGACGTCTTCCTCaagatgaagataaaacagGAAGGAGAGCCAGTCAGTGTCCTCAAAGAGAAAACTATAATCAAG ACTTCAGAAAAGGAGCAGACAGACGAACACGAACACAAGGAGCTTccaaaagatgaagataaagaggagaaacagaggagcaaCAATGATGAGGAGCAGCCTGGTCCATCGTCTCTGTTGACTCCAG CTTCCACCCGTaagaagggagaaaaaaacaatttttgGGACTTGATCAAGTTTCAGTCTAAGCTGCCTGTGACCTGTGGAAACCTGAAGGGGACACTTGATAAAGACAAACTGTCTAAAG GaaagaaatgcattttgttCCAAAAGCAGTGGTTTACTCCTGGTGAATTTGAAAAGCGTGCAGGAAAGGGGAGCACAAAGAACTGGAAGTTAAGCATTCAATGTTGTGGCTTCTCACTGCTGAAACTTATACAG AAAGGTCATCTGAAACCAGGGAAATACAGGAGAGGCTGCAAAAAG GCCAAGAAATCCCTGTCTTCATCTGATTCCATCCAATCATTTATAG gagaagaagaagagactgaGGAACagatgaagcagcagcaacaaggccgtgaccaaaacaaaaaagtgttcAAAGTGACATGTGGAGCTTTAGCTGGGACTTTACACAAAAGCCGATTTGCATCAG GAGCCTATGGGAAAAGTATTCGTACTGAGACGAGCTGGATGAGCCCTGTGGAGTTTGTTAATAAGGCATTAAGTCGGACTGATGCCTCCTGGAAGAAAGACATCAAGTGGGAAGGAAAACCACTCAGTGTCCTCATAGAG AAAAACATCTTGAGGATCCACTCACTGCTGTGTGACTGCAGAATGTGCAAACTAGATGAGGAACTGTTG gAGGATCAGAAAAACGATGATGAGTGTTGTGTCTGTAAAGGCGATGATGGTTCAGACCTGGTGGTGTGTAATCACTGCCCTCGCTCCTTCCACCAGACGTGTCACCTGCCACATGTAGAAGACAAAATTTTGGG ggaTGACAAACCGTGGATGTGCACATTCTGCATATTCAGAACTACTCAACAGTGGCGTTACAGTGAGGAGCTGGAAACACGAGCAGCTATGTCCCAACAAATATCCCGACACATGCTG GAATGTCACTATCTGCTCCTGTATCTGTACAATGCCTGTGAGGAACAAACATTTGCTTCAGACCCAAACCTCTAT GTGAAGAACTACTCCGCTGTTATCCAGACTCCGATGTGGTTTGATAAAATAGCCGACAAACTCCAGAAGAAAGAATATCAAACAGTTGGAGAGTTTGTGTCTGACGTCCAGCTCATTTTCACCAACTGTGCTACATACAACCGA GGTAATGCTGAATTTCTGGCCAGCGGCAGTCGACTGAAGGAATTATTTGATGGAGAATTGAAGACAGTGTTCAAC